A stretch of Shewanella dokdonensis DNA encodes these proteins:
- a CDS encoding AraC family transcriptional regulator → MKALSERHQQSILRVCEYIQQHLDDALDAEQLSDVAACSRFHFHRVFMAFMGLSTTRYIQLAKLRRASFRLAFEQHKIIDIALEAGFSSSEAFTRAFKNCFVQTPPNSGTNLTGNTGIACCSYRPSLERKLF, encoded by the coding sequence ATGAAAGCACTCAGTGAACGACATCAGCAAAGCATTCTGCGGGTATGTGAGTATATCCAACAGCATCTGGATGATGCGCTGGACGCCGAACAGCTGAGCGATGTTGCCGCCTGTTCCAGGTTTCACTTTCATCGGGTATTTATGGCGTTTATGGGCTTGAGTACCACCCGCTACATCCAGTTAGCTAAACTGCGCCGGGCGTCTTTTAGATTGGCGTTTGAACAACACAAGATCATCGATATTGCGTTGGAAGCAGGTTTCAGTAGTAGTGAAGCCTTCACGCGGGCGTTTAAAAACTGTTTTGTACAGACTCCTCCCAATTCAGGAACCAACCTAACTGGCAACACTGGCATAGCGTGTTGCAGTTACCGTCCATCCCTAGAGAGGAAATTATTTTGA
- a CDS encoding prohibitin family protein encodes MAIQYNTPASFSVAKLVPLLVIILLVITAFGSWFTVDQGERGVHLRNGKVIGTAEPGMGFKLPLFDKIVKISTQTHTVSYPKLQAYSRDQQPATIRVSVTFRVPEDKVTQVYADFKSIDGMVDRLVDRQVPTQIENIFGQYTAISAVQERVKFVMDVNQALKNSVHGPIDITSVQVENIDFSSAYEKSVEDRMRAEVEVQTQKQNLEKERVSAQIAVTKAQAEADSQLARAKAEAEAIRIKGEAEASAIKSRADALAKNKDLIELTKAENWDGKLPSTMLPNSTLPFFETNK; translated from the coding sequence ATGGCGATTCAATATAATACTCCTGCAAGTTTTAGTGTGGCCAAGCTGGTGCCATTATTGGTGATTATTCTGCTGGTTATCACCGCGTTTGGCAGTTGGTTTACCGTCGACCAAGGGGAGCGCGGAGTACACTTGCGTAATGGTAAAGTGATCGGCACTGCCGAGCCGGGCATGGGGTTTAAGCTGCCTCTGTTTGATAAGATAGTTAAAATTTCCACTCAGACCCATACCGTCAGTTATCCCAAGTTACAGGCCTATAGCCGTGATCAGCAACCCGCAACCATTCGGGTGTCTGTCACTTTCCGCGTGCCGGAAGATAAAGTGACACAAGTGTATGCTGATTTTAAAAGTATCGACGGTATGGTCGATAGGCTCGTTGACCGTCAAGTGCCAACACAGATTGAGAATATCTTTGGGCAATACACGGCTATTTCTGCGGTACAAGAGCGCGTAAAATTTGTTATGGATGTTAACCAAGCACTGAAAAATTCGGTGCATGGCCCGATAGATATCACGTCAGTACAAGTTGAAAATATTGATTTTTCATCTGCTTACGAAAAGTCAGTTGAAGATCGTATGCGTGCTGAAGTGGAAGTTCAGACTCAGAAACAAAATCTGGAAAAAGAACGGGTAAGTGCTCAGATTGCCGTCACCAAAGCCCAGGCGGAAGCTGATTCACAACTGGCACGGGCAAAAGCTGAAGCCGAAGCCATTCGTATTAAGGGTGAGGCAGAAGCGTCTGCCATCAAGAGCCGTGCCGATGCGCTGGCAAAAAATAAAGATCTGATCGAACTGACAAAAGCGGAAAATTGGGACGGCAAATTGCCAAGCACCATGTTGCCTAACAGCACTCTGCCATTTTTTGAAACGAACAAGTAA
- a CDS encoding glycosyltransferase encodes MQQNLNNSAADGLYIALISIHGLIRGRDLELGRDADTGGQTKYVVDLANALARQPGISRVDLITRRVIDERLDSSYSEEREPLEAAGAQIIRIDCGPKQYVAKEKLWEHLDAFSDNLLRFFQQQQRMPDLLHSHYADAGYVATQISHISGMPLVHTGHSLGRDKRKRLMASGMPSFEVEQKYNMQRRIEAEEQVLANANLVITSTRQEIESQYELYDYYCPESMRVIPPGTDLSQFHPPQLGEAPTQIASAIRRFWMSQINR; translated from the coding sequence ATGCAGCAAAATCTGAACAACAGCGCCGCTGATGGTTTATACATAGCACTCATCAGTATTCATGGGCTGATCCGGGGGCGCGATTTGGAACTTGGCCGTGATGCGGATACTGGCGGGCAAACCAAATATGTAGTGGATCTAGCGAATGCATTGGCGCGGCAACCGGGGATTTCTCGGGTCGATCTGATCACCCGGCGGGTCATCGATGAGCGTCTCGATAGCAGTTACAGCGAAGAGCGCGAACCATTAGAGGCAGCGGGCGCGCAGATCATCCGTATTGATTGTGGCCCCAAACAATACGTTGCCAAAGAGAAACTGTGGGAACACCTCGATGCTTTTTCTGACAACCTGCTGCGGTTCTTTCAGCAACAACAGCGGATGCCGGATCTGCTTCACAGCCATTATGCGGATGCCGGTTATGTTGCCACGCAAATCAGTCATATTTCGGGCATGCCGCTGGTGCACACTGGCCACTCTTTAGGACGCGACAAACGTAAACGCCTAATGGCCTCTGGAATGCCATCTTTTGAAGTCGAACAGAAATACAATATGCAGCGCCGCATTGAAGCAGAAGAGCAGGTGCTGGCAAATGCCAATCTGGTGATCACCAGTACTCGCCAGGAGATTGAATCCCAGTACGAGTTATACGATTACTATTGCCCGGAGAGTATGCGGGTCATTCCACCCGGTACCGATTTAAGCCAGTTCCATCCGCCACAGTTGGGTGAAGCGCCGACCCAGATTGCCAGTGCCATTCGCCGTTTTTGGATGAGCCAGATAAACCGATGA
- a CDS encoding HAD-IIB family hydrolase, producing MILALSRPDPRKNIATLVQAYGESPELREMANLVIVAGNRDDIREMNDGAQEVLTELLVLLDYYDLYGKLALPKKHLPSEVPAIYRMAARACGIFINPALTEPFGLTLLESAATGLPFIATENGGPQDIVENCEAGILVDPLSANDLGKAMKTLLLDGELWRKFSANGIKNVALKYSWDAHARSYLKQIRPLVAAHKPQQYSPAILRASRFADRLIVSDLDKTLLSNPTGLREFCQMLRERRKQVAFGIATARRLDAVLKLLKKYRIPKPDILISSLGSQIHYGRELEVSTDWETHVDHDWNPRAIRRILRDIPGLELQEDSEQSKLKISFHIDPSQQGILTKEKIVSLLRQEEQSVNVFVSAGQNLDITPARVSKGLALRYVAQIWGIPLERVLVAAGAGTDEDMITGNTLSVVVHNRQHETLENQVEGHNVFLQPSRMPWAYWKRLSITIFLMKFPGSR from the coding sequence ATGATCCTGGCGTTGTCGCGGCCCGATCCACGCAAGAATATTGCTACCCTGGTACAAGCCTATGGCGAATCGCCTGAGCTGCGGGAGATGGCGAATCTGGTTATTGTGGCGGGGAATCGTGACGATATTCGGGAAATGAATGACGGCGCTCAGGAAGTATTGACCGAGCTTTTGGTCTTGCTCGATTACTACGATCTGTATGGCAAATTGGCGTTGCCGAAAAAACATCTGCCCAGTGAAGTGCCTGCCATCTATCGGATGGCGGCGCGCGCTTGCGGCATTTTCATTAATCCGGCGTTAACCGAACCTTTTGGTCTGACGTTGCTGGAATCGGCGGCAACCGGATTACCCTTTATTGCCACGGAAAACGGCGGCCCACAGGATATTGTCGAAAACTGTGAAGCGGGCATTTTGGTGGATCCGCTCAGTGCTAACGATCTTGGTAAAGCCATGAAAACGCTGCTGCTGGACGGTGAACTCTGGCGCAAATTTTCAGCCAATGGCATCAAAAATGTGGCCCTGAAATATTCATGGGATGCTCATGCGCGCAGTTATCTGAAACAGATAAGGCCCTTGGTGGCCGCCCATAAACCGCAGCAATACTCGCCGGCTATTTTGCGCGCCTCCCGCTTTGCTGACCGTTTGATTGTGTCGGATCTGGATAAAACCTTGCTGAGTAATCCCACCGGATTACGGGAGTTTTGCCAGATGTTGCGGGAGCGTCGCAAACAGGTGGCGTTTGGGATTGCCACCGCGAGAAGGCTAGATGCGGTGCTGAAACTGCTGAAAAAATATCGGATCCCCAAACCGGATATCTTGATCTCCAGTCTTGGCTCTCAAATTCATTATGGCCGCGAACTGGAGGTAAGCACGGACTGGGAAACCCATGTGGATCATGATTGGAATCCACGTGCTATCCGCCGTATTTTGCGTGATATCCCTGGGCTAGAGCTACAGGAAGATTCGGAACAAAGTAAGTTAAAAATCTCCTTTCATATTGATCCCTCACAGCAGGGCATACTCACCAAGGAAAAAATCGTGTCACTGCTGCGCCAGGAAGAACAGAGCGTCAATGTGTTTGTTTCTGCTGGACAAAATTTGGATATCACCCCCGCGCGAGTCTCCAAAGGGTTAGCCTTGCGCTATGTGGCACAAATCTGGGGCATTCCGTTAGAACGGGTGTTGGTGGCGGCCGGGGCGGGTACCGACGAAGATATGATCACTGGCAACACCTTATCTGTGGTGGTGCACAATCGCCAGCATGAAACGTTAGAAAACCAAGTAGAAGGGCATAATGTGTTTTTGCAACCCAGCCGAATGCCTTGGGCATACTGGAAGCGATTGAGCATTACCATTTTTTTGATGAAATTCCCGGGGTCGAGGTAG
- a CDS encoding carbohydrate kinase family protein: MAWHLQAFGVAPVMISAVGDDALGKNICQKMQQWGMDTAQIQQDPQHQTGMVNVTIIGAEPSYDIVLNAAYDHIQQQQLPQISGEHLLYHGSLAARCPSSRAALESLHAAGAKDVYRR; the protein is encoded by the coding sequence GTGGCTTGGCATCTACAAGCCTTTGGTGTCGCGCCAGTGATGATCAGCGCGGTTGGTGATGATGCCTTGGGCAAAAATATTTGCCAGAAAATGCAGCAATGGGGCATGGATACGGCGCAGATCCAGCAAGATCCGCAGCATCAAACCGGGATGGTGAATGTCACCATTATTGGGGCTGAACCTAGTTACGATATTGTGCTTAATGCGGCTTATGATCATATCCAGCAGCAACAATTGCCACAGATTAGCGGTGAACACCTGTTATATCACGGTTCTCTGGCGGCTCGTTGTCCCAGCAGTCGTGCAGCCCTAGAGAGCCTGCATGCCGCCGGGGCAAAAGACGTTTATCGACGTTAA
- a CDS encoding PfkB family carbohydrate kinase encodes MPPGQKTFIDVNLRAPWWEHAWLRSIVHGAYCVKLNQHELAQLAELDDTPSERHALEELALNYRLTNNITHLIVTLGAEGAF; translated from the coding sequence ATGCCGCCGGGGCAAAAGACGTTTATCGACGTTAATCTGCGGGCACCTTGGTGGGAACATGCCTGGCTACGCTCGATAGTGCATGGTGCCTACTGCGTAAAACTGAATCAACATGAACTGGCGCAACTGGCTGAACTTGATGATACGCCCAGCGAACGCCACGCCCTTGAAGAACTTGCACTCAATTACCGGCTGACCAATAACATCACTCACCTGATTGTGACGCTTGGGGCCGAAGGGGCCTTTTAG
- a CDS encoding PfkB family carbohydrate kinase gives MDETGNVVTPELPPQTSNIVDTVGAGDAFSAVLLLGMLHQWDWRTTLERAQQFAGFIVGQQGALSDNPAIYCDFKRLWGLI, from the coding sequence GTGGATGAAACGGGCAATGTGGTAACGCCAGAACTGCCGCCACAAACCAGCAATATTGTGGATACCGTGGGTGCTGGCGATGCTTTTTCGGCGGTATTGTTGCTGGGCATGTTGCACCAGTGGGATTGGCGTACCACGCTTGAGCGGGCACAGCAATTTGCCGGTTTCATTGTGGGGCAGCAGGGGGCGCTATCGGATAATCCCGCCATTTATTGCGATTTCAAACGCCTGTGGGGCCTGATTTAA
- a CDS encoding amylosucrase, with amino-acid sequence MYEEVSHTLLNRILDELKPAIEPKDLRFFYSRLGANFYGIYKLFQRLYGNRRDFEQQLGTLVAVMARNYIARSSALKQVDRQREADHNWFLHQRWVGMALYANGFAKNLSDLVGKVDYFAELGVNLVHILPICECPLGKSDGGYAVSNFRKVDSRMGTNAQLQQIIDGLHRQSSLIALDIVVNHTSDQHAWAKQAMAGDARYQNYFYMFDDRTIPDMFEQTMPEIFPETDPGNFSWNEQAQKWVMTVFHNYQWDLNYSNPEVFIEMLDVILYWANQGVDILRLDAVAFLWKKIGSACQNEAEAHKVLQLFKDCCQVVAPGVIFIAEAIVSPSEIIKYFGEDAVVAKECDIAYNATFMALLWETVATKNAKLLNQGLKSLPMKLERATWLNYLRCHDDIGFGFDDRDIASVGYNPALHRKFLVDYFTGDFDHSSARGRPFGKNDKTGDARISGSLASLVGLQAGIETGDEQLIRNSHKHIIMLHSLIMSFGGIPLLYYGDEVATLNDYNYERDTDKSSDSRWLHRPTLDWQKMARRQQAGTLENQIFSDMQRLIRLRQQTDAFADFNNRDLLELGNDAVFGYVRYNYTNPSDKVVVIANLSAEPQRVDLEQLRQAAYVEPTMLEDLWSGGPPSIFSNQLVLSGFRFYWLVLNSYHANAGRR; translated from the coding sequence ATGTATGAAGAGGTATCTCATACCCTGCTGAACCGGATATTGGATGAACTCAAACCCGCGATTGAACCCAAAGATCTGCGGTTCTTTTACAGTCGTCTCGGTGCCAACTTTTACGGTATCTATAAGTTATTTCAGCGTTTGTATGGCAACCGTCGCGACTTTGAACAACAGTTGGGCACGCTGGTGGCGGTGATGGCGCGCAACTACATCGCGCGCAGTAGTGCGCTGAAACAGGTCGATCGCCAACGTGAAGCCGATCATAACTGGTTTTTGCATCAGCGTTGGGTGGGCATGGCCTTATATGCCAATGGTTTTGCCAAAAATCTCAGCGATTTAGTTGGCAAAGTGGACTATTTTGCCGAACTGGGCGTCAACCTAGTGCACATTCTGCCTATCTGTGAATGCCCACTGGGCAAAAGTGATGGAGGTTACGCGGTCAGCAATTTTCGCAAAGTGGATTCTCGCATGGGCACTAATGCCCAATTACAACAAATAATCGATGGCCTGCATCGGCAATCTTCCTTGATTGCACTGGATATTGTGGTCAATCACACCTCAGATCAACACGCCTGGGCGAAACAGGCGATGGCTGGTGATGCGCGTTACCAAAACTATTTCTATATGTTCGATGACCGCACCATTCCCGATATGTTTGAGCAAACCATGCCGGAGATCTTTCCAGAAACCGACCCAGGAAATTTTAGCTGGAATGAGCAGGCACAGAAATGGGTGATGACGGTGTTTCATAACTACCAATGGGATCTGAATTACAGCAATCCCGAAGTATTTATCGAGATGCTGGATGTGATCCTGTACTGGGCCAATCAAGGCGTGGATATCCTGCGCTTGGATGCGGTGGCGTTTCTGTGGAAGAAAATTGGCAGCGCCTGCCAGAATGAAGCCGAAGCCCACAAGGTCTTGCAGCTATTCAAAGATTGTTGTCAGGTGGTGGCTCCAGGGGTGATTTTCATTGCCGAAGCCATTGTGTCGCCCTCGGAGATAATCAAATATTTCGGTGAAGATGCGGTGGTCGCCAAAGAGTGCGACATTGCCTATAACGCGACATTTATGGCACTGCTGTGGGAAACCGTTGCCACCAAAAATGCCAAACTGCTGAATCAAGGACTCAAGAGCCTGCCGATGAAACTGGAGCGCGCCACTTGGCTCAACTATCTGCGTTGCCATGATGACATCGGCTTTGGCTTCGATGACCGGGATATCGCCAGTGTTGGCTATAACCCGGCATTGCACCGCAAGTTTCTGGTGGATTACTTTACTGGCGACTTTGATCACAGTTCGGCGCGCGGTCGGCCGTTTGGGAAAAACGACAAGACGGGTGATGCACGGATCTCCGGTTCGCTGGCGTCGCTGGTGGGGCTACAGGCCGGGATTGAAACGGGCGATGAACAGCTCATTCGCAACAGCCATAAACACATCATTATGTTGCACAGTCTGATTATGTCATTTGGGGGCATTCCCTTGCTGTATTACGGCGATGAAGTGGCAACCCTCAATGATTACAACTATGAACGCGATACCGATAAATCCAGTGACAGCCGCTGGTTACATCGCCCCACACTGGACTGGCAGAAAATGGCGCGGCGCCAGCAAGCGGGCACGCTGGAAAACCAGATTTTCAGCGATATGCAGCGGCTGATCCGTCTGCGTCAGCAAACCGATGCGTTTGCTGATTTCAACAATCGTGACTTACTGGAACTCGGTAACGATGCAGTGTTTGGGTATGTCCGTTACAACTACACCAATCCGTCCGACAAAGTGGTGGTGATTGCCAACTTGTCGGCCGAGCCGCAACGGGTTGATTTGGAGCAACTGCGCCAGGCTGCTTATGTGGAACCCACTATGTTGGAAGATTTGTGGAGCGGCGGCCCGCCTTCTATTTTCTCCAATCAACTGGTGCTCAGTGGTTTCCGTTTTTACTGGTTGGTACTCAATTCTTATCATGCCAATGCTGGGCGCAGGTAA
- a CDS encoding DUF2059 domain-containing protein, with protein sequence MKSYQSLAVLLFGASLLLAPLTHADENNRRAQVEQLLLEMHMDATLNSLYDQMEQVLLNMQQQLNISEDEKPLFEEFAHKYTKMMREELSWDKMKQPLVDIYVKHYTDKEIADMAAFYASESGRSMVAKMPQVMQESMTVSQSFMGAILPKMTELQKEFAEKLKEKRHEQGSPSN encoded by the coding sequence ATGAAATCGTATCAAAGTTTGGCGGTGCTGCTGTTTGGGGCATCTTTGCTGTTAGCACCACTGACGCACGCTGATGAGAATAATCGCCGGGCGCAGGTAGAGCAGTTGCTGCTGGAAATGCACATGGATGCCACGCTCAACAGTTTATATGACCAGATGGAACAGGTGCTGCTGAATATGCAGCAGCAACTCAATATCAGCGAAGATGAAAAGCCCTTGTTTGAAGAGTTTGCGCATAAATATACCAAAATGATGCGCGAGGAACTCAGTTGGGACAAGATGAAACAGCCGCTGGTGGATATCTATGTTAAGCATTACACCGACAAGGAAATCGCCGATATGGCGGCATTTTATGCCAGCGAAAGCGGTCGCTCCATGGTGGCTAAAATGCCGCAGGTAATGCAGGAAAGCATGACGGTATCCCAGTCGTTTATGGGGGCCATTTTGCCTAAGATGACCGAATTGCAAAAAGAGTTTGCTGAAAAACTCAAAGAAAAACGCCATGAGCAGGGCTCACCCTCCAACTGA
- a CDS encoding DUF805 domain-containing protein, whose protein sequence is MEYFLEPIRRYADFTGRTRRRNFWMYVLIYNIISLILSAIDVASNSNWLGIVYGLVLLLPSLAVTARRLHDTGRSGWWQLLWLIPIVGWIVVVVFLCQDSDAGDNEYGSNPKAMDAVLE, encoded by the coding sequence ATGGAGTACTTTTTAGAGCCGATCCGGCGTTATGCAGATTTTACCGGGCGCACTCGCCGCCGGAATTTCTGGATGTATGTGCTGATCTACAACATCATTTCGCTGATCCTTTCTGCCATCGATGTCGCCAGTAATTCCAACTGGTTGGGTATCGTTTACGGCTTGGTGTTACTGCTGCCATCTCTGGCGGTAACGGCGCGCCGTCTGCATGACACGGGCCGCAGCGGTTGGTGGCAGTTGCTCTGGTTGATCCCGATTGTTGGCTGGATTGTAGTGGTCGTTTTTCTGTGTCAAGACAGTGATGCCGGTGATAACGAATATGGCAGCAACCCTAAAGCCATGGATGCGGTGCTTGAATAA
- a CDS encoding TonB-dependent receptor has protein sequence MGFKPSSLAMFCSIAICGTVYAEPQKVDDTIVVIGRQAETPLDIAANVTVIDAAEIEQSGVTSLTELLRGRSGIQVSDSNTGPTLAMRGFSGTQAANNTLILLDGRRLNNMDIAAASLSAIPLNQIERVEILSGSAGVLYGDQAVGGVINIITKAPQASGANVTLAAGSFHKAEGRGDVAGSINDNWRYYLAAAYNRSDNYRDHNTNNTGSVLGRLQYRTDERQFFVEGSYYDNKRENPGALTEEQLHRNPRQASIYQPDDYIHEMTDAWRAQLQQQLDTHWQMVADLNYSDSQVSSVSYGNRGQNSRSLLEFNPKFLANYAVNAGNLKWVLGADLHRGEADFDLTSTNRSNTQTMTSAYAQATVPLTSTLEYVVGGRYAKVKDELRDAAVYANGTVLDEHAHALELGVNYRPTTSQRFYLRADQNFRFAKVDEQAYTSPGVNGLKPQTGNSIEAGWDWQASTQQLGVKLYRLKLEDEIVYDMSAQKPVGGLFDGANVNADKSRRYGADVSWNWQPFSLWQLGAEYHYVDAEFTAGANDGKQLSWVAKHAGRAYTSVDMTRNWQLYLEAQYLGKRYMEGDDANEGKQIDSYWLGNLALNYRRNAWLASLRIDNLFDKDYVSSGYYSSWGNGYYVGDGRNIKASISYRF, from the coding sequence ATGGGATTCAAACCTTCTTCTCTGGCGATGTTTTGTAGCATCGCCATTTGCGGCACCGTCTATGCCGAACCCCAGAAAGTCGATGACACCATAGTGGTGATTGGCCGCCAGGCGGAAACCCCTTTGGATATTGCCGCCAATGTTACTGTGATTGATGCCGCCGAAATTGAGCAAAGCGGTGTGACATCCCTGACTGAACTGCTGCGGGGTCGCAGTGGCATTCAGGTATCAGACAGCAATACTGGGCCAACGCTGGCAATGCGTGGTTTTAGCGGTACACAAGCGGCAAATAATACCTTGATCCTGCTGGACGGGCGTCGCCTCAACAATATGGATATCGCGGCTGCCAGCCTCAGCGCCATTCCGCTCAACCAGATAGAAAGGGTCGAGATCCTCTCTGGTAGTGCCGGGGTGTTATATGGCGACCAAGCCGTGGGCGGGGTGATTAATATCATCACCAAAGCCCCACAAGCGAGCGGCGCTAATGTAACATTAGCGGCAGGTAGTTTCCATAAAGCTGAAGGCCGTGGCGATGTGGCGGGCAGCATCAATGATAACTGGCGTTACTATCTGGCTGCGGCCTATAACCGCAGTGATAATTACCGTGATCACAACACCAACAACACAGGTTCAGTGTTAGGACGGCTGCAATACCGTACCGATGAACGGCAATTTTTTGTTGAAGGCAGTTATTACGACAATAAACGTGAAAATCCCGGTGCGCTGACCGAAGAGCAATTGCACCGTAACCCGCGGCAGGCGTCAATCTACCAGCCTGATGATTATATCCATGAAATGACCGATGCTTGGCGTGCCCAGTTGCAACAGCAGTTGGACACACATTGGCAGATGGTCGCCGATCTCAACTACAGTGACTCGCAGGTAAGTAGTGTCAGCTATGGCAATCGTGGCCAAAACAGCCGCTCATTGCTGGAATTCAACCCTAAATTCCTGGCAAATTACGCGGTTAATGCGGGCAATCTGAAATGGGTGTTAGGCGCCGATCTACATCGTGGCGAAGCCGATTTTGATCTCACAAGCACCAACCGCAGTAACACCCAGACCATGACCAGCGCTTATGCTCAAGCCACAGTTCCGTTAACTTCCACACTGGAATATGTGGTGGGTGGTCGCTATGCCAAGGTGAAGGATGAACTGCGTGATGCCGCCGTATATGCCAATGGCACAGTGCTGGATGAACATGCTCATGCGCTGGAGTTGGGGGTCAACTACCGCCCCACCACCAGCCAGCGTTTTTATCTGCGCGCGGATCAGAATTTCCGCTTCGCTAAAGTGGATGAACAGGCTTATACCTCACCAGGGGTCAATGGCCTGAAACCTCAAACGGGTAATTCTATTGAAGCAGGTTGGGATTGGCAGGCAAGTACCCAACAGTTAGGGGTGAAACTGTATCGGCTCAAGTTGGAAGATGAAATTGTCTATGACATGAGTGCCCAAAAACCTGTGGGTGGTCTGTTCGATGGTGCCAATGTTAATGCCGATAAATCCCGCCGCTATGGTGCCGATGTGTCATGGAACTGGCAACCGTTCAGCCTGTGGCAACTGGGCGCCGAATACCATTATGTGGATGCTGAGTTCACCGCTGGGGCTAACGATGGTAAACAGCTATCCTGGGTTGCCAAACATGCTGGCCGTGCTTACACCAGTGTTGATATGACCCGTAACTGGCAGTTGTACCTAGAAGCGCAATATCTTGGTAAACGTTATATGGAAGGTGATGATGCCAACGAAGGGAAACAGATTGACAGCTACTGGCTGGGTAATCTGGCGCTGAACTACCGCCGTAACGCCTGGCTAGCCAGCCTGCGTATCGACAATCTGTTTGACAAGGATTACGTCAGCTCCGGCTATTACAGCAGTTGGGGCAATGGCTACTATGTCGGTGACGGCCGCAACATCAAAGCCAGCATCAGCTACCGCTTCTAA
- a CDS encoding transposase: MLTASRVFLKQLRTFTPKTEIQHCIIYQVRNSLKHVASKHQKAFMADLKCVYNATTLNAAELALDELEAKWGEEYPEVINSWRNKWPTLSAYFKYPDYVRTAIYTTNAVEAVHRQFRKLTKTKGGFANENSLLKLLYAGILRASERWTHPVQNRNLTLSRLSIHFEARLDAHIDL; this comes from the coding sequence GTGTTGACGGCCTCAAGGGTTTTCCTGAAGCAATTGAGAACATTTACCCCCAAGACTGAAATACAGCACTGCATTATCTACCAAGTACGTAACTCACTTAAGCACGTGGCTAGCAAGCACCAGAAAGCCTTTATGGCCGATTTAAAGTGCGTGTACAATGCAACGACGTTAAACGCCGCAGAGTTGGCGCTGGACGAGCTTGAAGCCAAATGGGGTGAGGAATACCCAGAGGTGATTAACTCCTGGCGTAATAAATGGCCGACGCTGTCAGCCTATTTTAAATACCCGGACTACGTTAGAACCGCTATCTACACCACCAACGCGGTAGAAGCTGTGCATCGCCAGTTCCGTAAGCTGACCAAAACTAAGGGCGGATTTGCCAATGAAAACAGTTTGCTTAAGCTGCTTTATGCCGGTATATTGCGGGCATCTGAGCGTTGGACGCACCCAGTGCAAAACAGGAATCTAACACTGTCACGGTTGTCGATACACTTCGAGGCGCGCTTAGACGCCCATATCGATCTGTGA
- a CDS encoding sulfotransferase family 2 domain-containing protein, translating to MKPLRFLHIPKTAGTTFTDVLKLQYFRQKKFEFSGNRVLDIKKFESLPESDREKIVLFYGHAPIVTGVNHADNATIITFIREPINRVKSFCQHVSEGKSSCLIDDFPPKTFNLDTFLESGYGELSNLQTQMLINHWGKSESSISINNMPASEAIDMALYNLFNRVSYFGLQEYFDESLIMFSSAMNWRLPLYSAGNKKDSRKLIQFESRHIERIAELNAIDIEVYKIAKERFLSNINSATFDNKKLKSFQLMNIPASVFIKSGIKIMRLRKDLNRS from the coding sequence ATGAAACCGTTAAGATTTTTGCACATACCGAAAACTGCAGGTACTACATTTACTGACGTTCTTAAACTTCAGTATTTTAGACAAAAGAAGTTTGAATTCTCTGGTAATAGAGTATTGGACATCAAGAAATTTGAGTCGTTACCGGAAAGTGATAGAGAAAAAATCGTATTGTTTTACGGACATGCACCAATTGTAACGGGGGTAAATCACGCTGATAATGCTACTATCATCACGTTCATTCGGGAACCTATAAATCGTGTAAAATCTTTTTGTCAACATGTTTCTGAAGGCAAAAGCTCATGTCTAATTGATGATTTTCCTCCAAAGACTTTTAATTTAGACACCTTTTTAGAAAGCGGATATGGAGAGCTATCCAACCTACAAACCCAGATGCTGATCAATCACTGGGGAAAATCTGAATCTTCGATCTCGATTAATAACATGCCAGCTTCGGAAGCAATAGATATGGCATTATATAATTTATTTAATAGAGTATCGTATTTTGGTCTTCAAGAGTATTTTGATGAAAGTTTAATAATGTTCAGTTCAGCTATGAATTGGAGACTACCCTTGTATAGTGCTGGGAACAAGAAAGATAGTAGAAAATTAATTCAATTTGAAAGTCGTCATATAGAAAGGATCGCAGAGTTGAACGCAATAGATATAGAAGTATATAAAATTGCTAAAGAGAGATTCTTATCTAACATTAATAGTGCTACATTCGATAATAAAAAATTGAAATCGTTTCAACTTATGAATATTCCCGCATCAGTTTTTATAAAAAGTGGGATAAAGATTATGCGACTAAGAAAAGATTTAAATCGTTCTTAA